GATTGTGACACTCCTAACAGATCACATGATCGCATGTTCGAATGTAGTGTACTGCCAGAATACATGTCGATTGATAACTGAACCTCATCCCCCAATAGTTGCGGCAATAATTTTCCCTTTTCCAGCTTGACGACAGACGCCCTTGCAGGTGGTCTACCTATTCAGACAACTCCTACAAAGCTAATTTTTGTGGTTTAGCTAAACAAGGAAACACTGCACAGAACTCATGGAGCTCCATCGTATAGTCATCAAAGGAACTGTGCTAGCCGGTACAACAACAATCAATCTGATACAATTACAGCAGCACAAACAATGAAATGATGCGTGGAAGTTAAGCGGGAGTTTGTTTTACCTAGGCTGGAATTCCAAGACCTCGGCGAGCTTCTTCCCGTGGCTATCCTTCCACTGCACGCGCCGCTTGGGACCCTTCTGGCCCTTGCGCGCCGTGCCGCCTGGCAGATGCCGTGGCAGCAGCGCCTTGCGCTCGCCGGCTCCGGCGTCCTCCTtcgaccccgccgccggtgacgCGGACGTCCTggaccctgccgccgccggaaccGCGGACGTCCgggaccccgccgccgccggtgagggGGCAGGGACCGGGTTCTTACCGCCGCCGTTGCAAGAACTACTCCTGAAGCTGCGGCGATCCATCGCCGAGTGGCATCAACTCCGCGTCTTGCGGAGTTCAACGGCCCCTCCTCCGAATCGATTCGATTCGTGCGGCTGGTTGCTCGAGGCGCGCCTCGGGCTCGAACGCTACGCAGCAAAATCCGGATTGGATCTCGAGGCCGAGGAATTCCAAAATGCCCAActgataaacaaaaaaaatcaaaacgaGAAGGAATTcgataagaaaaaaaaattaggcgTAACCAACGAACGAGCCGAATCTACGGATAAACAGGGCAGGCGAACATTCGCGCAACGACAAGCAGAAGAATAACAGGAGACAAACCGAATTTGGCGCAGAATCGAAGCGAATTTCGGGatcgagaggaggaggagggttgTTGCCTTCGGGCTCCAAAGGCAAAGGCGAAagcgacggaggaggaggggattcGGATGCCGGagttggattggattggaatCGGGAGGAGGGCGAATCCGGCGAGCCGGTATAGGGGCGAGCGGTGGTGACGGCAAACCCGCGCGCGTCCAACTTTGTTCCTTTGCTCCCTAACCAATAACCACCTCCCTGTTTGCTCCCTCCCTTGTTaagatttttcctttttgtttttgtttttaggAATATCCTTTTGTATGAACAAATTTTTATACTGTTGGATATTATAAGGTCGAGCGACATGCTACAATCAAGCTCGTGATAGTGGCAATCATGTCTTAACTGGAATGATGGTGACAACAGAAAGTGGATTGTACATGGTCTTTATTAATGTGCAGGAGATATGTTTGCCGCGGAATTgtttgtcaaaataaaattaaatatcCTTTATTTGCATCAACCTTAGCTGGTTTTAGACTCCGCTCTATCGTACGAGCCTGCGATGGGGGACTTCTGGCGGTCTCCCTCGCTTTTGACGGCTGTTGAAAGGTAAGGGAGGCCTTAGATTTGTCCAAGGTGTGATTTTGGCTCTCGGCGGCAAAACGGTGGCGGCAACGGTGGTTTCAAACTTTCGAATACGTTTCTCTTGCTCCGTTCCTTCCATCTCGGCGATACTCATCCCATCATCTTGCGACGAGGCTCATGAGGACTGATAAGGTCGGTTTTCGTCCGGATCCAGATGATTGTTTAGGAGTATGCTACGGTTGCTGGAAGCAAAGGACCAATCATGACGGGCATTTCCGAGAGGTTTTCTAGCAGGCAAATGTTTCTGATCCAGTCATCCTCTTTTATTGCGTTGCGGATAGGTCAAATCCATCGTGATAAAAAGTGTAGAAGTCTGTCGTTTGGAGGTTAGGTTTCCTTGGTTGCGTGATTGAGGTGGTGGCGACGCAAAATTGGTTTTTTGTTCTTGGATTTCAACCTCGTCCCGGCGACACTCCCTTGGGTGTTTACATGAATCCCGGATTATATACATTTGCGAGAGGATGTGGCCAACGAGTGGTGTACCTCGTTGTTGGATATAGATAAGTGGCTTTAACTTGCCCCGCCTGCGACTTTTTCTTCGGGAAGTTGGTTACCGTGGACCGTAAGTTTGATGGATTCCCGTCTGCAATCAACAATGTCGAGTTGGCTCCGATAGAAGAGGGGTAACGACGACACGCCATCGTCTCATGCTGGTGGAAGAAGACGGAAAGCTCGGcaacgacattgattacatttttcttgtgttttatTAGAGGTTGTTTAATGAAGATTCTTGTTTtctgaaggaaaaaagaaactcaTGATAGCTTTGGCTTCTGGTGTAAACTTATGCAAGGTGAGCCGGCCATTTTACGTCCATCACGGTTCACGGATACCCACAATCAGACGAAAACAATAAAAATGGCAAAATGCTAAAAAGAAGATGGGTATAGAAGACTGATTTATCGCTCTCGTGTCGAGATTTCCTTCATATCACATCACGGTCTTTGCTTGAACAGCCTTTTTGCTGCAAAGACGAGGTTTGTGCTCGAATAATAAGAGCCTATCATGGACTTTGTCCTTTCCATTAAGGTACAGAGTACAGACAGATGAACAAAACACTTGATCTAAACAGATAGTTACAGCCCTAGGCATGGCACGAGATATTAGAAAACATCTTACGGCGTTGCCTAGGGCAATTAATCAGGGCTACAGCCCTAGGCATGGCAGCTAATACAGGCACAAATCGTTAGTGATTTGGCCAAAAAAAGTTAACTCACAAAAGATTAGCCCCAGGTTTTCCTAATTGATCTTAGTAAAGCCCTAGACTTTGGATAAGCCAACGCATGCACACGAAACATGATGGAGAATGTAGCAATAAAAAATGAGATCATGCACACTTTTACACCTAAATTATGTGCAAATTTTAGGTTTGTAGGAGTAATAACCAGCGGCCGCACGATCTGACACACCTAAAGTTGCAcgtatgcatatgcatgcttgttttttttttttttttgagaataacaTGCATGCTTAGTTACACGCtggattattttttttagaaaagttACACGCtggattattttttttagaaaagttACACGCTGGATCGGTGCGTAATTTCTGGTCGAAAAAAACCCAACCCGTGGCATCGCAGGCTCAGATCAGAACCTGAGGCTTGGCAGTTGGCATAGCCCAACCGTGGCAGTACGAGCCCAATCCACCGAGCCCGGGACGAGTAGCTTTCCACATGGTCTAGGCCCAGTTTCTCCCAGGCATCTCTCGTCTCACCTCACGAGTCACGACGAGCCGGGGCTTGTCCGGtgggggaagagagagagagacgaggcgcggagaggagagagatcaTCCAAAACCCCAATCCCCGCAGCCACCACCGACGCCAGAGCCCCGcgaggccaccgccacctccgccacctGCCGCCGCTGCACTCTGCAACGCCCGGATTCGCCGTTGCTCCAGGTTTCCGCCGTTTGTCTCCCGAGAGGTACCTCTCCCCTCCCTgcaacctccttcctcctcgccgtccgtGTTCCAGGTTCCACGCGGCGCGAGTACCGCGTTCCTGGACTGGATTAGAGGGCAAGTGTCGCCGGGTTTCGTATAGTTTCCGCTGCGCGTTATTGCTAGCTGCCATGCCCCTGATGCTGCTGCCTCCGTCTCCTGAGTGAGAAAATAGGTCGCGACATTTCTGACGTCTCTGCTGGTGCGATGTGCAGGAATGAAGAGCCGCATGCTGTGCCGGAACGCTCTTCGCTTCTCGTGATTATGCTCCCGGGTCAGATAATTTAGGATCTCGTTGTGCTCGGCGAGATATCCTGGTTCGAGGGGGCAAGATGAGTAGCAGGACAGAGAGTGAGAAGGGTTCCGAGCGAGACGCGAGTTTGACAGCTGCTCGCACGAGGCCTCTGAGCATTCAGGAAATCTTGCTGCGACGTGAGAAGAAGGCTGCTGCAGAAGCTAAGAAGACCAAAGAGCTCCAAGGCAATGATACCAGTAAACCTAATCACTTGGAATCAGGAAGAGGACACAAAAGCAGAAAGGAACTCAAAGATGCATCTGTGGAGGGTTCCAAAAAGGAGAGCATTAGAGATACACCAAGGGAGGACCAGAATAAGGATGATGTGAGGCGTACGTCCAAGGAAGGGAGCAAGAAGGAAAACATGAGATATGCACCAAAGGAGGTCTCCAAGAAGGAGAACTTGAAAGATAGGCGAAAAGACGGTTCCAAGATGGATGACTTAAAAGATACACCAAAGGTTACAAGGAAGGATGACCAAAGAGACGCACCAAAGAAGGGCTCCAAGAAATTGAAGTCCACCATAAGAAACGATAGTCAGTCAGCTGGTAAAGACGAAGTCACTCATGGTTCACAAAAAACTAGCACAAGCATGAGAGGCCTGGCTGATGAAAGCAAAGATGCAAACCATGGTAGAACCAGAGCAAGAAATGCTCATACAATAGGATATGAGTCTCTAAAGGGACCTGGGAAAAGATGGAATGGTGAAACTGTTGACAATGATAGAATCAAGGAGAAGAGCGAGAAGCCGCGGAATGAGACAAAGAGGAAATTCCATGGTTTTGATGATCAGATTGAGAAGAGTCAAGATCTTGATCGACCGGTGCTGAAGAAGCATGATTTTGCGCGATTCCGGGACTCCAGACACTCTGATAGAAATGATGGGAGGAAAGAGTATGGAAAACCATATGATGAAGAGCCCAGGTCAAAAAGGAGAAGGTCAAGAAGCAGGGATCATGATCGAGAAAGACGTGACAGATCTGTCTCACTATCCCCAAGGGAACAAAGGCGTAGCTACCGTGGACATGATCATGACAATTATCCTCCAGGTAGGAAGTATGCTGAAACCGACAGGTTTAGGACATCTGGGAATGGTGGACACAATGATGGGTCTTACCGGCGATATGAAAGTCGGCTTGGTGGCTACTCACCAAGGAAAAGGAAGACAGCGCCACAAGATGAACAAATGACTGCCAAGACTTCTTTTCCAGTCGTTCGATCCCCAGAAAGGAAATCAGCAACGTGGGATCAGGGTCCTGCAAAAGCAGACCAATCTAATTTCTTTACTAGTTTGCAGCCAATTGTTAGTCAAATGACCTCTTCTGTTTCGGTCAGTTCTAGTGCACCAAAGCAGAACTCTGCCACCACGCTTGAGACTATATTGTCAGGGAATAGTTCGTCTATCGATTCTGTCCAGCTAACACAAGCAACACGCCCACTCAGGAGGCTGCACATTGAGAATTTACCTAGTTCAGCGTCAGAGGATATGTTGATTGGTTGCTTGAATGACTTCTTTCTGTCATCTGATGTTAACCATATCCAGAAGTCTAAACAACCATGTCTTAGTTGTACGGTGAGTGAACTACCACCTCACCTCTTGGTACCGGTTTGCCACATTTTCTTCATGACATTCATCGATGTCCTTTGTTCCTACGCAGATAAACAAGGAAAAACACCAGGCCTTTGTTGAATTTCTTACACCAGAGGATGCTACAGCAGCACTTTCTTTTGATGGAA
This is a stretch of genomic DNA from Brachypodium distachyon strain Bd21 chromosome 1, Brachypodium_distachyon_v3.0, whole genome shotgun sequence. It encodes these proteins:
- the LOC100840053 gene encoding uncharacterized protein LOC100840053: MDRRSFRSSSCNGGGKNPVPAPSPAAAGSRTSAVPAAAGSRTSASPAAGSKEDAGAGERKALLPRHLPGGTARKGQKGPKRRVQWKDSHGKKLAEVLEFQPSDSSDSDDEYLDTCICTVM
- the LOC100840355 gene encoding uncharacterized protein LOC100840355 isoform X1, with protein sequence MSSRTESEKGSERDASLTAARTRPLSIQEILLRREKKAAAEAKKTKELQGNDTSKPNHLESGRGHKSRKELKDASVEGSKKESIRDTPREDQNKDDVRRTSKEGSKKENMRYAPKEVSKKENLKDRRKDGSKMDDLKDTPKVTRKDDQRDAPKKGSKKLKSTIRNDSQSAGKDEVTHGSQKTSTSMRGLADESKDANHGRTRARNAHTIGYESLKGPGKRWNGETVDNDRIKEKSEKPRNETKRKFHGFDDQIEKSQDLDRPVLKKHDFARFRDSRHSDRNDGRKEYGKPYDEEPRSKRRRSRSRDHDRERRDRSVSLSPREQRRSYRGHDHDNYPPGRKYAETDRFRTSGNGGHNDGSYRRYESRLGGYSPRKRKTAPQDEQMTAKTSFPVVRSPERKSATWDQGPAKADQSNFFTSLQPIVSQMTSSVSVSSSAPKQNSATTLETILSGNSSSIDSVQLTQATRPLRRLHIENLPSSASEDMLIGCLNDFFLSSDVNHIQKSKQPCLSCTINKEKHQAFVEFLTPEDATAALSFDGRSFNGSALKIRRPKEYIEMANVVPKKTVEEIKLASDVADSPHKIFVAGISGVISSEMLMEIVSSFGQLAAYRFQDHEALSGRCAFLEYIDHSITDKACAGLNGMKLGGCILTAVQVFPNPLEACNEASPFYSIPDSAKMLLEAPTEVLQLKNVFDREEYLLLSKSELEEIMEDIRMECARFGAVKSINIVEYPASSDSTLQDIIVEPKDGPVKLEPTEHCAEIVTECSSPSKSISVPGHSDPAETKDVDHPSSESQEHKELDTLCECDVPAAVDQYTDLDHIHATAADPALDQHMEADHMDSKQAVHMDSTQADHHATTVDDDSAVGHAGPRTLEICSSTTPGDVVDTSERENQQQGTNDVSESGAEQLPEAGTRDDALVSGTIMLEAGSILVEFMRKEAACMAAHSLHGRSFGDRSLSAGYAPHDLYLQMYPR
- the LOC100840355 gene encoding splicing factor U2af large subunit B isoform X2, producing MSSRTESEKGSERDASLTAARTRPLSIQEILLRREKKAAAEAKKTKELQGNDTSKPNHLESGRGHKSRKELKDASVEGSKKESIRDTPREDQNKDDVRRTSKEGSKKENMRYAPKEVSKKENLKDRRKDGSKMDDLKDTPKVTRKDDQRDAPKKGSKKLKSTIRNDSQSAGKDEVTHGSQKTSTSMRGLADESKDANHGRTRARNAHTIGYESLKGPGKRWNGETVDNDRIKEKSEKPRNETKRKFHGFDDQIEKSQDLDRPVLKKHDFARFRDSRHSDRNDGRKEYGKPYDEEPRSKRRRSRSRDHDRERRDRSVSLSPREQRRSYRGHDHDNYPPGRKYAETDRFRTSGNGGHNDGSYRRYESRLGGYSPRKRKTAPQDEQMTAKTSFPVVRSPERKSATWDQGPAKADQSNFFTSLQPIVSQMTSSVSVSSSAPKQNSATTLETILSGNSSSIDSVQLTQATRPLRRLHIENLPSSASEDMLIGCLNDFFLSSDVNHIQKSKQPCLSCTINKEKHQAFVEFLTPEDATAALSFDGRSFNGSALKIRRPKEYIEMANVVPKKTVEEIKLASDVADSPHKIFVAGISGVISSEMLMEIVSSFGQLAAYRFQDHEALSGRCAFLEYIDHSITDKACAGLNGMKLGGCILTAVQVFPNPLEACNEASPFYSIPDSAKMLLEAPTEVLQLKNVFDREEYLLLSKSELEEIMEDIRMECARFGAVKSINIVEYPASSDSTLQDIIVEPKDGPVKLEPTEHCAEIVTECSSPTADPALDQHMEADHMDSKQAVHMDSTQADHHATTVDDDSAVGHAGPRTLEICSSTTPGDVVDTSERENQQQGTNDVSESGAEQLPEAGTRDDALVSGTIMLEAGSILVEFMRKEAACMAAHSLHGRSFGDRSLSAGYAPHDLYLQMYPR